Proteins from a genomic interval of Ptychodera flava strain L36383 chromosome 7, AS_Pfla_20210202, whole genome shotgun sequence:
- the LOC139136439 gene encoding uncharacterized protein, with translation MTVLWWIRNRCRKFKPFVANRVGEVQTSTNPEQWRYVPTKENAADLVTRGVTAVDLADKDLWWKGPGFLAKSTSDWPKNPITKGNEVTDIEMKRESSNRQVTFISKKDPRISHCSILRECEQQVQTAMVTTQTESTSHCLNPVRFSSWTTLKRIQAWVCRFLDNFCKLPKEERTKGELLPEEIEEAEIMIIKTMQAESFPEEYSALVGKKELPKKSKLLGLRPRLDEDGLMRCDGRLRYADYLPYDVRYLVILPQRNWVTKQIVKHYHEQGKHVAWTNHTLSALSTRFWIIAGRGKIR, from the coding sequence ATGACTGTTCTGTGGTGGATAAGGAACCGATGCCGGAAGTTCAAGCCCTTTGTAGCAAACAGAGTTGGTGAAGTCCAAACCTCTACTAATCCAGAACAGTGGAGATATGTACCCACAAAAGAAAACGCTGCAGATTTAGTTACTAGAGGGGTGACTGCTGTCGATTTGGCTGATAAAGATCTCTGGTGGAAAGGTCCAGGATTTCTTGCAAAATCAACATCTGATTGGCCGAAAAACCCTATAACAAAAGGCAACGAGGTTACAGACATTGAAATGAAGAGAGAGAGTAGTAATCGACAAGTGACTTTCATTTCAAAGAAAGACCCAAGAATCAGCCATTGTTCCATACTAAGAGAATGTGAGCAGCAAGTACAAACAGCAATGGTTACGACCCAAACAGAGTCTACGTCACATTGCTTGAATCCTGTGCGTTTTTCAAGTTGGACAACACTGAAGAGAATTCAAGCTTGGGTCTGTCgatttttggacaatttttgtaaattgcCAAAAGAAGAGAGAACAAAGGGCGAATTACTTCCAGAAGAAATAGAAGAAGCAGAGATTATGATAATCAAGACCATGCAGGCTGAATCATTTCCCGAGGAGTATTCAGCACTTGTTGGTAAAAAGGAATTGCCAAAGAAGAGCAAGTTGCTTGGATTACGACCAAGACTTGATGAAGATGGTTTAATGAGATGTGATGGGCGGCTAAGATATGCAGATTACCTACCATATGATGTCCGCTATCTAGTCATTCTACCACAGAGGAACTGGGTCACCAAACAAATAGTCAAACACTATCATGAGCAGGGAAAACATGTAGCCTGGACAAATCACACTCTATCTGCTTTGTCAACAAGATTTTGGATCATAGCAGGACGAGGGAAAATCCGCTAG
- the LOC139136440 gene encoding uncharacterized protein: protein MALHRLRDTQQRLKKNQQIAAAYSDNLRQYFDKGYICKIDLTEEKPKKIWYLPHFPVVRPDKATTKTRIVFDASARHHGISLNDVIYQGPKVQHDLFEVLLRFQRNPVALISDIGEMYLRIEIPPDDRPCYRFLWRDLEEHKAPDEYEFTRVVLRVNCSPF from the coding sequence ATGGCACTGCATCGGTTGCGGGACACACAACAGAGACTGAAAAAGAATCAACAGATTGCAGCAGCCTATTCGGACAATCTACGTCAATATTTTGACAAGGGATACATTTGCAAAATCGATCTGACTGAAGAGAAACCCAAGAAAATATGGTATTTGCCACATTTTCCTGTTGTACGACCTGACAAGGCCACAACGAAGACCAGAATCGTATTTGATGCATCTGCAAGACATCATGGTATCTCCTTAAATGATGTTATATATCAAGGACCCAAAGTACAGCATGATCTGTTTGAAGTATTACTTCGTTTCCAAAGAAATCCAGTAGCCTTGATTTCGGACATTGGAGAAATGTATTTAAGGATAGAAATCCCACCAGACGATCGACCCTGTTATCGATTTCTGTGGAGGGATCTAGAGGAACATAAAGCTCCAGATGAATATGAATTCACAAGAGTTGTACTTAGGGTCAATTGTTCTCCATTTTGA